In Carya illinoinensis cultivar Pawnee chromosome 9, C.illinoinensisPawnee_v1, whole genome shotgun sequence, the following are encoded in one genomic region:
- the LOC122276942 gene encoding uncharacterized protein LOC122276942, with translation MREFREVLSDCHLRDLGYVGPAFTWSNHRGEEDLVKERLDRFLANSLWCDMFLNLQVTHGVAAYSDHIPIWLDTEGALFRRRSRRLFRFKAMWVGEKECSSIIERVWCQRNGPISLDQIMGRISSCATELGRWNKASFGHVQKNLASAKRRLQCLEENDSRSHLLEEHKQACLEVQKWLERDELIWKQRSRVKWLREGDCNSQYFHSKASTRRRKNSIMQLQDESRIWQKGDQMDVLITEYFQNLFTVADRVDMEDVLSGVEARVTAEMN, from the coding sequence ATGAGGGAGTTTCGAGAGGTCTTATCAGATTGCCACTTGAGAGATTTGGGTTATGTAGGTCCTGCTTTTACTTGGAGTAATCATAGAGGAGAGGAGGATTTAGTGAAGGAAAGGTTAGATCGCTTTCTTGCCAATTCTTTGTGGTGTGATATGTTTCTAAATCTTCAAGTAACACATGGAGTTGCAGCCTACTCCGATCACATTCCAATATGGTTGGATACTGAAGGGGCTTTGTTTAGAAGGAGGAGTAGGAGGTTGTTTAGATTTAAGGCTATGTGGGTGGGCGAAAAGGAATGTTCTTCAATTATTGAGAGGGTTTGGTGCCAGAGAAATGGTCCTATTTCTTTGGATCAGATTATGGGAAGAATTTCTAGCTGTGCTACTGAGTTAGGAAGATGGAATAAGGCTTCTTTTGGCCATGTGCAGAAAAATTTAGCTAGTGCTAAAAGGAGGCTTCAATGCTTAGAAGAGAATGACTCTAGATCACATCTTCTAGAGGAACATAAACAAGCATGTCTTGAGGTTCAAAAATGGCTTGAAAGGGATGAGTTAATATGGAAGCAAAGATCTCGGGTGAAGTGGCTCAGAGAAGGGGATTGTAATTCCCAGTATTTTCATTCTAAGGCATCTACTAGACGAAGAAAGAATAGTATTATGCAGTTGCAAGATGAGTCTAGGATTTGGCAAAAAGGGGATCAGATGGATGTCTTAATTACTGAATATTTTCAGAATCTGTTCACTGTTGCAGATCGTGTGGATATGGAGGATGTTCTTTCGGGTGTTGAGGCAAGAGTCACTGCTGAGATGAATTAG
- the LOC122276944 gene encoding uncharacterized mitochondrial protein AtMg00810-like produces the protein MFGDYIKPFTGSSKPLGPGSNSSAITKLIYDLSQEFAVKDLGDLKYFLGVEAIQVADGLILSQSRYVTNLLQRTNMHPAKPISSPMSSTQQLSLFTGPPCADPSLYRSIVDALQYLSLTRPDISFSVSKACQFMHKPTDVHWTAVKRILRYLKFIIDFGLLLRPNSSLQLSIYSNADWAGCLDDRKSTSGYCIFLGYNLVSWSSKKEPTVAHSSTKAEYQAVAHATT, from the exons ATGTTTGGTGACTACATAAAGCCCTTTACGGGCTCAAGCAAGCCCCTTGGGCCTG GGTCCAACTCCTCTGCCATTACAAAGCTCATTTATGATCTTAGCCAAGAATTTGCTGTGAAGGATCTCGGTGACTTGAAATATTTTCTGGGTGTTGAAGCTATTCAGGTTGCAGATGGTCTTATCCTTTCTCAAAGTCGCTACGTCACCAACCTACTCCAACGGACCAATATGCATCCTGCAAAACCAATTTCTTCACCTATGTCTTCAACGCAGCAGCTCTCTTTATTCACTGGTCCTCCATGCGCCGATCCCTCATTATACAGGAGTATTGTTGATGCTTTACAGTATCTCTCTCTAACACGTCCCGACATCTCTTTTTCAGTAAGCAAAGCTTGCCAGTTCATGCACAAGCCTACTGATGTGCACTGGACAGCGGTGAAGCGTATTCTCAGATACCTCAAGTTCATAATTGACTTTGGTTTACTGCTACGACCCAACTCTTCACTTCAGTTGTCCATCTACTCGAACGCCGATTGGGCGGGGTGCCTAGATGATCGTAAATCGACGTCCGGCTATTGCATCTTTTTGGGATATAATCTAGTGTCTTGGAGCTCTAAAAAGGAACCCACTGTGGCGCATTCTAGCACCAAAGCTGAATATCAAGCTGTCGCGCATGCTACTACATAA